In Dysidea avara chromosome 3, odDysAvar1.4, whole genome shotgun sequence, a single window of DNA contains:
- the LOC136249305 gene encoding uncharacterized protein, with protein MDDIRYFPVTSSFVFNHYYPFGNTPPDDLLQSITTDTPRPDVLLLGCGDLRSCLYTLWNNFDHRHARRFKGVHFVLNDISAAVLARNIIFLYLCTQMPLNCNDNLRWVASFWAIWYCHELLPHHKKILMNTLSNLLRWSSSIKSWNENTDNSLRLLVQFSCSTHLSQVHEVFKMWYNSSIIVKEMRNNRSKHLQSCTTLHDPLHQLFNYFGLLMLKNFSKSERATLKHDVELYYQNGFVFAEEAFGLPTPEPTLVNSTFFEGPEGDYNLPRDFTPYHNFFFTYQFSPSNLENLCYSDFPLTVKDDMFKHRPLLANSVQQFSIWVRSCAEILSQTHHDIVFTFQCCDALEFCQQLRQSPLAGLPNLFDVIYSSNLLDHTAPPSLILLALQILKPDCLLFTSIAHYSCYTNTCAEYLKRAYGLDCKHFQLLCGVRCVGYENEYSDIYSVRPAPCNYNIDTLLKFGVKSLVWQHVTATLLKQPTEQDLSFMWNALSTCIVQLLTFDDSVHNNFSCTGTIVLLLQSFMSRFDEEIHSFTSYKFWEPLCCLLLKQRSLQAFLISLQTQALLHGIHLHLTASEADCPLCKKQPIFTAVIQQSITVPVTPTDNFATGGRGSLTVAIYATSLCNRIDKWKRFNPNCISGVHIVDSIAASIKDKILYADFYIPASFSQGGYCKALLCHDKFIVINHEVNNTIHKMHFFSKLIQKQPVHQPSLSVLGTTIQHSGDEHHFETIITLNDSANSALSNCKLTTQQCNGRTVRIVIGNYYTDISYPYTIKYGKQLSVELFWKSKKIIITAHRTRHSLHEQPVFIINPDNMLSLPVMPLSKSDTKSFCELSYGYNLIPNVECHLKETILSLFAMTSKSLFTLVHDVDGTLRVDYLIAVLNRVFDMHHKTPAIDMLFFDCSENQYNYPINGECNSIKFTSDAEYQLARKVFDYFSRCTATTKLVPKENITYQYLVKHKIERLFTHRAVIYPLYPNADERMASEAACQSVFPILYGNNESPEEMEYWFDKLKAIINEDRCSYCQQHSEDLLSCSRCHLVQYCHNKCQKKHWKTHKPHCKPPPQ; from the coding sequence ATGGATGATATAAGGTATTTCCCAGTTACTTCATCATTTGTGTTCAACCATTATTATCCCTTTGGTAACACTCCTCCAGATGATTTGCTACAGAGCATAACTACAGACACACCACGACCAGATGTTCTACTGTTAGGATGTGGTGACCTGAGGTCTTGTTTGTACACCTTATGGAACAACTTTGATCATAGACATGCACGGAGATTTAAAGGTGTACACTTCGTGCTAAATGATATTAGTGCAGCTGTGTTGGCCCGTAACATCATCTTTCTATATCTGTGTACCCAAATGCCTTTGAACTGTAATGATAATCTGCGGTGGGTAGCTTCTTTTTGGGCTATTTGGTACTGTCATGAATTGTTACCACATCACAAGAAAATACTGATGAATACCTTGTCAAATCTTTTGAGGTGGTCAAGCAGCATTAAGTCATGGAATGAGAATACTGACAATTCTCTAAGATTACTAGTGCAGTTTTCATGTTCTACACATCTTTCTCAAGTTCATGAGGTCTTCAAAATGTGGTATAACAGTTCTATTATTGTAAAGGAGATGAGAAACAACAGGAGCAAACATCTCCAATCTTGCACCACATTACATGATCCTTTGCATCAACTTTTTAATTATTTTGGTCTACTAATGTTGAAAAACTTTTCTAAAAGTGAACGTGCAACATTAAAGCATGATGTGGAATTGTATTATCAAAATGGTTTTGTTTTTGCTGAGGAAGCTTTTGGTCTACCTACTCCTGAACCCACATTGGTCAATAGTACATTCTTTGAGGGACCAGAAGGAGATTACAATCTTCCACGTGATTTCACCCCCTATCATAATTTCTTCTTTACATATCAGTTTTCTCCCAGCAACTTGGAAAATCTATGCTATTCTGACTTTCCTCTTACGGTGAAAGATGACATGTTTAAACACAGACCACTGCTTGCTAATAGTGTTCAGCAGTTTTCTATATGGGTAAGGTCTTGTGCTGAAATCTTATCCCAAACTCACCATGACATTGTGTTTACATTTCAGTGTTGTGATGCCCTAGAATTTTGTCAGCAGTTACGCCAAAGTCCACTTGCTGGCCTGCCTAATTTATTTGATGTCATTTACTCTTCTAACTTGTTGGATCACACTGCTCCACCCAGTCTCATACTTCTTGCATTACAAATCTTGAAGCCAGATTGTCTTCTTTTTACAAGTATTGCACATTACAGCTGCTATACTAATACTTGTGCAGAATATTTGAAGAGAGCATATGGCCTAGATTGTAAGCACTTCCAGTTACTTTGTGGAGTGAGATGTGTTGGCTATGAAAATGAATACTCAGATATTTACTCTGTTAGGCCTGCCCCTTGTAACTACAACATAGACACTTTGTTAAAATTCGGGGTAAAATCACTTGTCTGGCAACACGTTACTGCTACACTATTAAAACAGCCAACAGAACAGGACCTATCCTTTATGTGGAATGCCCTGAGTACCTGCATTGTGCAACTGTTAACGTTTGATGATAGTGTgcataataatttcagttgtaCTGGAACGATTGTACTATTGCTGCAATCTTTTATGTCACGATTTGATGAAGAGATTCATTCATTTACCTCCTATAAGTTTTGGGAACCACTGTGCTGCTTACTATTGAAACAAAGATCTTTACAGGCTTTTTTGATCTCACTACAAACTCAGGCTTTGTTGCATGGCATACACCTCCATTTGACAGCATCTGAAGCAGATTGTCCATTATGTAAAAAACAGCCCATATTTACTGCAGTCATCCAGCAGtcaattacagttccagttacACCCACTGATAATTTTGCTACAGGTGGTAGAGGCAGTTTGACAGTTGCAATTTATGCTACTTCTTTGTGCAACAGAATTGATAAATGGAAACGTTTTAATCCTAATTGCATCAGTGGTGTCCACATAGTAGACAGCATTGCAGCTAGCATAAAGGACAAAATTTTGTATGCTGATTTTTATATTCCAGCTAGTTTTTCTCAGGGAGGCTATTGCAAGGCTTTATTATGTCATGACAAGTTTATAGTCATAAATCATGAAGTCAACAATACCATACATAAGATGCACTTCTTTAGCAAACTGATACAAAAGCAACCAGTGCATCAACCATCGCTGTCTGTTCTGGGAACAACAATTCAGCATTCTGGAGATGAACACCATTTTGAAACCATTATCACTCTTAATGACTCAGCCAATTCTGCTTTGAGCAATTGTAAATTGACTACACAACAATGCAATGGTAGGACTGTTAGAATTGTAATTGGTAATTATTACACTGACATTTCCTATCCATATACCATCAAATATGGTAAACAGCTGTCTGTTGAACTGTTTTGGAAGAGCAAGAAGATCATCATTACAGCTCATCGCACACGTCACAGTCTCCATGAACAACCAGTGTTTATCATTAATCCTGATAACATGCTGTCTCTTCCTGTTATGCCACTCAGTAAGAGTGATACTAAGTCCTTCTGTGAACTTAGTTATGGGTACAATCTGATACCCAATGTTGAGTGTCATCTCAAGGAAACAATTTTGTCTTTGTTTGCAATGACCTCTAAAAGTCTTTTCACTCTTGTGCATGATGTTGATGGAACATTACGAGTTGATTATTTAATAGCAGTTCTGAATCGAGTATTTGACATGCACCATAAAACACCTGCTATTGATATGCTTTTCTTTGATTGCTCAGAAAATCAATACAACTATCCAATTAATGGGGAGTGTAATTCAATCAAATTTACAAGTGATGCTGAATATCAGTTGGCTAGAAAAGTATTTGATTACTTCTCAAGGTGTACGGCAACTACTAAACTTGTGCCAAAAGAAAACATCACCTACCAATACCTTGTGAAACACAAAATTGAACGTCTTTTTACACATAGAGCTGTGATTTATCCACTCTACCCAAATGCAGATGAGAGGATGGCAAGTGAAGCTGCTTGTCAAAGTGTATTCCCTATCCTGTATGGTAACAATGAATCACCTGAAGAAATGGAATATTGGTTTGACAAACTCAAGGCAATTATTAATGAAGATCGATGTAGTTATTGTCAGCAGCATAGTGAAGATCTTCTTAGTTGTTCACGATGTCACTTGGTGCAGTACTGCCATAATAAATGTCAGAAAAAACACTGGAAAACCCACAAACCACATTGCAAACCACCCCCACAATga